A portion of the Oscillospiraceae bacterium genome contains these proteins:
- a CDS encoding helix-turn-helix domain-containing protein yields the protein MANRVFQSVIYQMKDAINRVVGVVDETGAVISCSELNLIGEVRDGFVAERLTAGDRFVRDGYTYQQFSSAKHNDYAVFVEGADETAGQFAAVLSISLQSIKQYHDEKFDKSNFIKNVVLDNILPGDIYAKARELHFATDVSRVVFIVRVTSGGDISAYDVVSSLFPDKQKDFVFNISETDTVLVKEIRKGIDRTDMEKLAASIVDTLSGEHYIKAVVGIGTPISNVKDLATSFKEAQIAMEVSKVFDTEKQIIRYDNLGIARLIYQLPTTVCEMFLREVFKQGSIESLDQETLFTIQRFFENNLNVSETSRGLFVHRNTLVYRLEKIKKLTGLDLREFDDAIVFKVALMVKKYLSNNPAKY from the coding sequence ATGGCCAATAGAGTATTTCAAAGCGTGATCTACCAGATGAAAGATGCGATCAACCGGGTGGTCGGCGTGGTGGATGAGACCGGCGCTGTCATTTCCTGCTCGGAACTGAACCTGATCGGGGAAGTGCGCGACGGCTTTGTGGCGGAGCGCCTGACCGCAGGGGACCGCTTTGTGCGCGATGGTTACACCTACCAGCAGTTCTCCAGCGCAAAGCACAACGATTACGCGGTGTTCGTGGAAGGTGCCGACGAGACGGCCGGCCAGTTTGCCGCCGTGCTGTCCATCAGCCTGCAGAGCATCAAGCAGTATCATGACGAAAAGTTCGACAAGTCCAACTTCATCAAGAACGTGGTGCTGGACAACATCCTGCCCGGCGATATCTACGCCAAGGCCCGCGAGCTGCACTTTGCCACCGACGTTTCCCGCGTGGTGTTCATCGTGCGCGTGACTTCCGGCGGCGACATCTCGGCTTATGATGTGGTCAGCAGCCTGTTCCCGGACAAGCAGAAGGACTTTGTGTTCAACATCAGCGAGACGGATACCGTGCTGGTCAAGGAGATCCGCAAGGGCATCGACCGCACCGACATGGAAAAGCTGGCCGCCAGCATCGTGGATACCCTGTCCGGCGAGCATTACATCAAGGCCGTGGTCGGCATCGGCACCCCCATTTCCAACGTGAAGGATCTGGCTACCTCCTTCAAGGAGGCCCAGATCGCCATGGAAGTGAGCAAGGTGTTCGACACCGAGAAGCAGATCATCCGCTACGACAACCTCGGCATCGCTCGCCTGATCTACCAGCTGCCCACCACCGTGTGCGAGATGTTCCTGCGCGAGGTGTTCAAGCAGGGCAGCATCGAGAGCCTGGATCAGGAGACCCTGTTCACCATCCAGCGCTTCTTTGAGAACAACCTGAACGTTTCGGAAACCAGCCGTGGTCTGTTCGTGCACCGCAACACGCTGGTGTATCGTCTGGAAAAGATCAAAAAGCTGACCGGCCTGGACCTGCGTGAGTTCGACGACGCTATCGTCTTTAAGGTAGCGCTGATGGTCAAGAAGTACCTGTCCAACAACCCGGCCAAATATTGA
- the purB gene encoding adenylosuccinate lyase translates to MSQHDRYISPFSTRYASDEMQYIFSDDNKFRTWRRLWVALARAEMNQGLTNITPDMVAELEAHVDDINYEVAIEREKLVRHDVMSHVYAYGQQCPKAAGIIHLGATSCYVGDNTDIIVMRQGLELVRKKLIGVLAKLARFAEEYKDMPCMAYTHCQPAQPTTVGKRATLWANELVMDLQEIDHRLATLQLRGVKGTTGTQASFMELFKGDADKIRAVDASIAEEMGFDPKAVIPVSGQTYSRKVDAFVLNALAGIGQSCMKFATDLRLLANFKEMEEPFEKNQIGSSAMPYKRNPMRCERICALSRYLMVDVLNPSFTTGTQWFERTLDDSANKRVAMAEGFLATDAILNIMLNVTDGIVVYPKVVRSRLMAELPFMASENIMMQVVEKGGNRQELHERLRQHAIAAGKQVKEEGLPNDMVDRIAADPAFGLTKEEIVAGLVPENFVGRAPQQVEEFVANVLQPIFDANPDAVEQHASLSV, encoded by the coding sequence ATGTCTCAGCATGACCGTTATATCAGCCCGTTTTCCACCCGGTATGCCTCGGACGAGATGCAGTACATCTTCTCCGATGACAACAAGTTCCGCACCTGGCGCCGCCTGTGGGTGGCACTGGCACGGGCCGAGATGAACCAGGGCCTGACCAACATCACCCCCGACATGGTGGCCGAGCTGGAAGCCCATGTGGACGACATCAATTACGAAGTGGCCATCGAGCGCGAAAAGCTGGTGCGCCACGACGTGATGAGCCACGTTTATGCCTACGGCCAGCAGTGCCCCAAGGCAGCCGGCATCATCCATCTGGGTGCCACCAGCTGCTATGTGGGCGACAACACCGACATCATCGTCATGCGGCAGGGCCTGGAGCTGGTGCGCAAAAAGCTCATCGGCGTGCTGGCAAAGCTGGCCCGCTTTGCCGAGGAATACAAGGACATGCCCTGCATGGCCTACACCCACTGCCAGCCTGCCCAGCCCACCACCGTGGGCAAGCGTGCCACCCTGTGGGCCAACGAGCTGGTGATGGACCTGCAGGAGATCGACCACCGTCTGGCTACTCTGCAGCTGCGCGGCGTCAAGGGTACCACCGGCACCCAGGCATCCTTCATGGAGCTGTTCAAGGGCGATGCCGATAAGATCCGCGCGGTGGACGCTTCCATTGCTGAGGAGATGGGCTTTGACCCCAAGGCCGTCATCCCGGTGTCCGGCCAGACCTACAGCCGCAAGGTGGACGCCTTTGTGCTCAACGCACTGGCCGGCATCGGCCAGAGCTGCATGAAGTTTGCCACCGACCTGCGCCTGCTGGCCAACTTCAAGGAGATGGAGGAGCCGTTCGAGAAGAACCAGATCGGCTCTTCCGCCATGCCCTACAAGCGCAACCCCATGCGCTGCGAGCGTATCTGCGCCCTGAGCCGTTACCTGATGGTGGACGTGCTGAACCCCAGCTTCACCACCGGCACCCAGTGGTTCGAGCGCACCCTGGACGACAGCGCCAACAAGCGCGTGGCCATGGCCGAGGGCTTCCTGGCCACCGACGCCATCCTGAACATCATGCTCAACGTCACCGACGGCATCGTGGTGTACCCCAAGGTGGTGCGCAGCCGCCTGATGGCTGAGCTGCCCTTCATGGCCAGCGAGAACATCATGATGCAGGTCGTGGAAAAGGGCGGCAACCGTCAGGAGCTGCACGAGCGCCTGCGCCAGCACGCCATTGCTGCCGGCAAGCAGGTCAAGGAAGAAGGCCTGCCCAACGACATGGTGGACCGCATTGCTGCCGACCCCGCCTTTGGCCTGACCAAGGAGGAGATCGTGGCGGGCCTGGTGCCGGAGAACTTTGTGGGCCGTGCACCCCAGCAGGTGGAAGAGTTTGTGGCCAATGTGCTGCAGCCCATCTTTGACGCCAACCCCGATGCCGTGGAGCAGCACGCATCCCTGAGCGTCTGA
- a CDS encoding rRNA pseudouridine synthase: MRLDKYLAETAQCTRSEAKALLAKGRVQVNGAVCKKGDTQLKEADTVAVDGKALNYRQFVYLMLNKPEGVVSASTDKRDTTVVDLVGDAYPRRELFPAGRLDKTSTGFVLLTDDGGFAHDILAPKRHVSKTYTVTLDTPLTEEMRTGFAAGVTLADGTALSPAEVTALSPDGLTVRVVLKQGVYHQIKRMFGVYGAGVNGLHRDAIGGLALDENLAPGQWRELSDDEVAEITRG; the protein is encoded by the coding sequence ATGCGATTGGATAAATATCTGGCCGAGACGGCCCAGTGCACCCGCAGCGAGGCAAAGGCTCTGCTGGCCAAGGGCCGGGTGCAGGTGAACGGTGCCGTCTGCAAAAAAGGGGACACCCAGCTCAAAGAAGCCGACACCGTGGCCGTGGACGGCAAGGCCCTGAACTACCGGCAGTTCGTCTATCTCATGCTCAATAAGCCGGAAGGCGTGGTGAGTGCCTCCACCGATAAGCGGGACACCACGGTGGTGGACCTGGTGGGGGATGCCTACCCCCGGCGGGAGCTGTTCCCGGCGGGCCGTCTGGACAAGACCAGCACCGGCTTTGTGCTGCTGACCGATGACGGCGGATTTGCCCATGATATCCTTGCCCCGAAGCGCCATGTCTCCAAGACCTATACCGTCACGCTGGACACCCCCCTCACCGAGGAGATGCGCACCGGCTTTGCCGCGGGGGTCACGCTGGCCGACGGCACGGCCCTGTCCCCGGCCGAGGTGACCGCCCTTTCTCCGGACGGCCTGACCGTGCGGGTGGTGCTGAAGCAGGGGGTGTACCACCAGATCAAACGGATGTTCGGCGTGTACGGGGCCGGGGTGAACGGCCTGCACCGGGACGCCATCGGCGGGCTTGCACTGGACGAGAACCTTGCGCCGGGCCAGTGGCGGGAACTTTCGGACGATGAGGTGGCAGAAATTACCAGAGGATGA
- a CDS encoding phosphoribosylformylglycinamidine synthase: MVYRIYVEKKPGFDVEANGLKNELTGLLGIRSLTGLRLLNRYDVEGIDQALFDQCVSTVFSEPPVDNTYAQLPEHEGTAFAVEYLPGQFDQRADSAAECIQLISQGERPLVRSARVYLLEGALTDEQLAEIKKYVINPVEAREASLDKKATLKMEYPVPTAVAVLDGFNQLDEEGLKKFIDENGLAMDLGDIKFCQEYFRSEQRDPTITEIKMIDTYWSDHCRHTTFGTILDDVQIDDEVVQAAFDRYMAMRKDLGREGKPRCMMDLATIGAKELKRQGILKNLDESDEINACTVKIKCDVNGKDEDWLFLFKNETHNHPTEIEPFGGAATCIGGAIRDPLSGRSYVYQAMRVTGAGDPLVPVSETLPGKLPQRKLVTTAAAGYSSYGNQIGLATGQVDEIYHPGYVAKRMEIGAVVGATPASHVRRECPAPGDVIVLLGGRTGRDGVGGATGSSKAHKLDSLEHCGAEVQKGNAPIERKLQRLFRREDACKMIKRCNDFGAGGVSVAIGELADGLYIDLNKVTKKYDGLDGTELAISESQERMAVALAPEDVDKFIAIANEENLEATPVAKVTEEKRLNMVWNGVSIVNISREFLNSNGAEKHQNVHVEKGSVWQPQWEGLTFSQKMKNMVGDLNVCSKKGLSERFDSTIGAATVLMPFGGAYQLTPQNAMVAKLPVDGETSTCSGMAWGFNPYLMSADQYKGARLAVVESVTKLVATGFRYEDAYLTFQEYFERLGTAPERWGKPLAALLGALDAQMGLGIASIGGKDSMSGSFEKLDVPPTLVSFATAIGKANKVVSTEFKKPESTVVLIRPITDPETGCPNFFSLKANYKVVEDMIEEGMVASACSVGYGGIAEALFKMGLGNHIGFKMRADLTTHQMFEPMYGSIVLEMVSDAPAGEILGETTKEYTFEACGETLDMAQLQEIWEAKLEPVYPYRKAGPTVEPITGSLTAPAAPKIGVAKPKVIIPVFPGTNCEYDTAKAFARAGADPEILVIRNLTPADVTASCEALVKAIDNSQIVMLPGGFSGGDEPDGSAKFIASFFRSPAVTEAVRRLLQQRDGLMLGICNGFQALIKLGLVPYGDIRPITAYDPTLTFNTIGRHQSMLVRTRIASTGSPWLSKCAVGDEHTVAISHGEGRFVAPQEVLDTLIKNGQVATQYVDLTGTPTMDQRCNPNGSVLAIEGITSPDGRVFGKMGHSERSGEYLYKNVTGDKYQPIFEGGVDYFKV; this comes from the coding sequence ATGGTCTATCGTATTTATGTGGAAAAAAAGCCCGGCTTTGACGTCGAGGCAAACGGCCTGAAGAACGAGCTCACCGGCCTGCTGGGCATCCGGTCGCTCACCGGCCTGCGCCTGCTCAACCGCTACGACGTGGAGGGCATCGACCAGGCTCTGTTTGACCAGTGTGTCAGCACCGTGTTCAGCGAGCCGCCGGTGGACAACACCTATGCCCAGCTGCCGGAGCATGAGGGCACGGCATTTGCCGTGGAGTACCTGCCCGGCCAGTTCGACCAGCGCGCCGATTCCGCTGCCGAGTGCATCCAGCTCATCAGCCAGGGCGAGCGCCCGCTGGTGCGCTCTGCCCGCGTCTACCTGCTGGAAGGTGCCCTGACCGACGAGCAGCTGGCCGAGATCAAAAAATATGTCATCAACCCGGTGGAGGCCCGTGAGGCTTCGCTGGACAAGAAGGCTACCCTGAAAATGGAGTACCCCGTGCCCACCGCTGTGGCGGTGCTGGACGGCTTCAACCAGCTGGACGAAGAGGGCCTGAAAAAGTTCATCGACGAGAACGGCCTGGCCATGGATCTGGGCGACATCAAGTTCTGCCAGGAGTATTTCCGCTCCGAGCAGCGCGACCCCACCATCACCGAGATCAAGATGATCGACACCTACTGGTCCGATCACTGCCGCCACACCACCTTCGGCACCATTCTGGACGATGTGCAGATCGACGACGAAGTGGTGCAGGCTGCCTTTGACCGCTACATGGCCATGCGCAAGGATCTGGGCCGCGAGGGCAAGCCCCGCTGCATGATGGATCTGGCTACCATCGGTGCCAAGGAGCTGAAGAGGCAGGGCATCCTGAAGAACCTGGACGAGTCCGACGAGATCAATGCCTGCACTGTGAAGATCAAGTGCGACGTGAACGGCAAGGACGAGGACTGGCTGTTCCTGTTCAAGAACGAGACCCACAACCACCCCACCGAGATCGAGCCCTTCGGCGGCGCAGCCACCTGCATCGGCGGTGCCATCCGTGACCCGCTGTCCGGCCGCAGCTACGTCTATCAGGCCATGCGTGTGACCGGTGCCGGTGACCCGCTGGTGCCTGTGAGCGAGACTTTGCCCGGCAAGCTGCCCCAGCGCAAGCTGGTGACCACCGCCGCCGCCGGTTATTCCTCCTACGGCAACCAGATCGGTCTGGCTACCGGTCAGGTGGATGAGATCTACCACCCCGGCTATGTGGCAAAGCGCATGGAGATCGGTGCGGTGGTGGGTGCCACCCCGGCTTCCCATGTGCGCCGCGAGTGCCCGGCTCCCGGGGATGTGATCGTACTGCTGGGCGGCCGCACCGGCCGCGACGGCGTGGGCGGTGCCACCGGTTCCTCCAAGGCCCACAAGCTGGACAGCCTGGAGCACTGCGGTGCCGAGGTGCAGAAGGGCAATGCCCCCATTGAGCGCAAACTGCAGCGTCTGTTCCGCCGTGAGGACGCCTGCAAGATGATCAAGCGCTGCAACGACTTTGGCGCAGGCGGCGTGTCGGTGGCCATCGGCGAGCTGGCCGACGGTCTGTACATCGACCTGAACAAGGTCACCAAGAAGTACGATGGTCTGGACGGCACGGAGCTGGCCATCAGCGAGAGCCAGGAGCGCATGGCTGTGGCGCTTGCCCCGGAGGACGTGGACAAGTTCATCGCCATCGCCAATGAAGAGAACCTCGAGGCTACCCCTGTGGCCAAGGTCACCGAGGAAAAGCGCCTGAACATGGTGTGGAACGGTGTGTCCATCGTGAACATCAGCCGCGAGTTTTTGAACTCCAACGGTGCCGAGAAGCACCAGAACGTCCATGTGGAAAAGGGCAGCGTCTGGCAGCCCCAGTGGGAGGGCCTGACCTTCAGCCAGAAGATGAAGAACATGGTGGGTGACCTGAACGTCTGCAGCAAGAAGGGCCTTTCGGAGCGGTTCGACTCCACCATCGGTGCCGCTACCGTGCTCATGCCCTTCGGCGGTGCCTACCAGCTCACCCCGCAGAACGCCATGGTGGCAAAGCTGCCTGTGGACGGCGAGACCAGCACCTGCTCCGGCATGGCCTGGGGCTTCAACCCCTACCTGATGAGCGCCGACCAGTACAAGGGTGCCCGTCTGGCCGTGGTGGAAAGCGTGACCAAGCTGGTGGCCACCGGCTTCCGCTATGAGGACGCTTACCTCACCTTCCAGGAATACTTCGAGCGCCTGGGCACCGCCCCGGAGCGCTGGGGCAAGCCGCTGGCCGCCCTGCTGGGCGCCCTGGATGCCCAGATGGGCCTGGGCATCGCCTCCATCGGCGGCAAGGACAGCATGTCCGGCTCCTTTGAGAAGCTGGATGTGCCTCCCACACTGGTGTCCTTCGCCACTGCCATCGGCAAGGCAAACAAGGTGGTCTCCACCGAGTTCAAGAAGCCCGAGAGCACCGTGGTGCTCATCCGTCCCATCACCGACCCGGAGACCGGCTGCCCCAACTTCTTCTCCCTGAAAGCCAACTACAAGGTCGTGGAGGACATGATCGAGGAGGGCATGGTGGCATCGGCCTGCTCCGTGGGCTACGGCGGCATTGCCGAGGCCCTGTTCAAGATGGGTCTGGGCAACCACATCGGTTTCAAGATGCGGGCAGACCTGACTACCCACCAGATGTTCGAGCCTATGTACGGCTCCATCGTGTTGGAAATGGTGTCCGACGCACCCGCCGGTGAGATCCTGGGCGAGACCACCAAGGAATACACCTTCGAGGCCTGCGGCGAAACGCTGGACATGGCACAGCTGCAGGAGATCTGGGAGGCCAAGCTGGAGCCGGTGTACCCCTACCGCAAGGCAGGCCCCACCGTGGAGCCCATCACCGGCAGCCTGACCGCCCCCGCCGCACCCAAGATCGGTGTGGCAAAGCCCAAGGTCATCATCCCGGTGTTCCCCGGCACCAACTGTGAGTATGACACCGCAAAGGCCTTTGCCCGTGCCGGTGCCGACCCGGAGATCCTGGTCATCCGCAACCTGACCCCCGCCGACGTCACGGCCAGCTGCGAAGCACTGGTCAAGGCCATCGACAACAGCCAGATCGTGATGCTGCCCGGCGGCTTCTCCGGCGGCGACGAGCCGGACGGCAGCGCCAAGTTCATCGCCTCCTTCTTCCGCAGCCCGGCGGTCACCGAGGCAGTGCGCCGTCTGCTGCAGCAGCGCGACGGCCTGATGCTGGGCATCTGCAACGGCTTCCAGGCCCTGATCAAGCTGGGTCTGGTGCCTTACGGCGATATCCGCCCCATCACGGCTTATGACCCCACCCTGACCTTCAACACCATCGGCCGCCACCAGAGCATGCTGGTGCGCACCCGCATCGCCTCCACCGGCAGCCCCTGGCTGAGCAAGTGCGCCGTGGGCGACGAGCACACTGTGGCCATCAGCCACGGCGAAGGCCGTTTCGTGGCTCCGCAGGAGGTGCTGGACACCCTGATCAAGAACGGTCAGGTGGCCACTCAGTATGTGGACCTGACCGGAACGCCCACCATGGATCAGCGCTGCAACCCCAACGGTTCGGTGCTGGCCATCGAGGGCATCACCAGCCCGGACGGCCGTGTGTTCGGCAAGATGGGCCACTCGGAGCGCAGCGGCGAGTATCTGTACAAGAACGTCACCGGCGACAAGTACCAGCCGATCTTTGAGGGCGGCGTGGACTATTTCAAGGTTTGA